The Flavobacterium faecale genome has a segment encoding these proteins:
- the rsgA gene encoding ribosome small subunit-dependent GTPase A, with translation MTGIVYKSTGSWYSVKSDQGDFVECRIKGKFRMKGIKSTNPIAVGDVVDFEIEENNAQVTGVIHHIHERKNYIVRKSVNLSHQMHIIASNIDRVFLLITVNNPPTTFNFIDRFLVTAEAYGIETILVFNKIDTFDEATLDEQLYMQHVYQEIGYKCLRVSSTERKGVEVLQEMMIGKVSMFSGHSGVGKSTLVNAMEPSLHLKTKTISDASKQGQHTTTFAEMYDLSFGASIIDTPGIKGFGMVDMEPAEIGGYFPEFFKLKDQCKFNNCLHKDEPKCAVKAALEKDEIAWSRYNSYLKILEGDEEQYRTDIYDEDRQNSDKGRA, from the coding sequence ATGACAGGAATCGTTTATAAATCCACAGGAAGCTGGTACAGTGTAAAATCTGACCAAGGTGATTTTGTAGAATGCAGAATAAAAGGAAAGTTTAGGATGAAGGGTATCAAAAGTACCAATCCTATAGCTGTGGGCGATGTTGTGGACTTTGAGATCGAAGAAAACAACGCACAGGTAACTGGAGTGATTCATCATATTCACGAAAGGAAAAACTACATTGTGCGAAAATCGGTGAACTTATCACACCAAATGCACATCATTGCGTCCAACATTGACCGCGTTTTTTTATTGATTACTGTCAACAATCCACCTACTACGTTTAATTTTATAGACCGTTTTTTGGTTACAGCAGAAGCCTATGGTATCGAAACGATATTGGTTTTTAATAAGATAGATACTTTTGACGAGGCAACCCTTGACGAGCAATTGTACATGCAACACGTGTATCAAGAAATTGGATACAAATGTTTGCGCGTATCCTCTACGGAAAGGAAAGGTGTGGAGGTACTTCAAGAAATGATGATTGGAAAAGTAAGTATGTTTTCTGGGCATTCTGGGGTTGGAAAATCTACCTTGGTAAACGCAATGGAGCCTTCTTTGCATTTAAAAACCAAAACAATATCAGACGCTAGTAAGCAAGGACAACACACCACTACTTTTGCAGAGATGTATGATTTATCATTTGGTGCAAGTATTATTGACACACCCGGAATCAAAGGGTTTGGAATGGTGGATATGGAGCCGGCCGAGATAGGTGGCTATTTCCCTGAATTTTTCAAACTGAAAGACCAATGTAAATTCAATAATTGTTTGCACAAAGATGAGCCAAAATGTGCTGTAAAGGCAGCTTTGGAAAAGGATGAGATTGCTTGGTCGAGATACAATAGTTATCTTAAAATTCTAGAAGGAGACGAAGAGCAATACCGCACCGATATTTATGACGAAGACCGTCAAAACAGTGATAAAGGAAGAGCGTAA
- the dtd gene encoding D-aminoacyl-tRNA deacylase: MRVIIQRVLSASVTVDFKVVADIQQGLLVLVGIEDADNQEDIDWLVGKITKIRIFADENEVMNCSIQDVKGEMIVVSQFTLQAATKKGNRPSYIKASKPDIAIPLYESFIRKMELELGKKVQTGIFGADMKVALINDGPVTISIDSKNKE; encoded by the coding sequence ATGCGTGTAATAATCCAAAGGGTTCTATCGGCTTCTGTTACCGTTGATTTTAAGGTAGTTGCAGATATACAACAAGGGCTACTGGTTTTGGTTGGTATTGAAGATGCAGATAATCAAGAAGACATTGATTGGTTGGTAGGTAAAATAACCAAGATCCGAATTTTTGCCGACGAGAATGAGGTCATGAACTGTTCCATCCAAGATGTGAAGGGGGAAATGATTGTTGTGAGCCAATTTACACTGCAGGCTGCAACCAAAAAAGGAAATCGTCCTTCGTACATCAAAGCTTCAAAGCCAGATATTGCAATTCCACTGTACGAGAGTTTTATTCGAAAAATGGAATTGGAATTAGGTAAAAAGGTGCAAACGGGAATATTTGGTGCCGATATGAAAGTGGCACTTATCAATGATGGACCAGTAACAATAAGCATAGATTCAAAAAATAAGGAATAA
- a CDS encoding DUF3857 domain-containing protein: MKFGLTYFLLLLFSTALFAQKKEYAVTLIADSLKDNANAVVRLYQIDINVASQRAMTIHKKRVVTVFNQKGMQAIDAVEGYDNRSSIKNMEAIVYDAQGSEIKKIRRKDFIDQSAVGGGTLFSDARVVYLQYTPIQYPFTICFESDFSTSTTANIPSWNPMSNYFESVEKSVLNVTCPAELGLRSKAFNFEKYNVKEIEVSPRKIQYEVQNCNALSPEGLCSVYKTMPKLIMGLDSFNLEGVDGSASNWKEYGAWFSENILKGTNNLSDEAKAKILAVVGTETDPIKKAKIVYKYMQNKTRYISVQVGIGGFKPMLANDVDRLGYGDCKALSNYTRSLLEVVGVPSYYTELYGDDDLKSIDGSFTSLQGNHAILCVPNGKENIFLECTSQDVPFGYQANFTDDRDVIVIKPEGGEILHTKAYHDQDNSQKSKGIFEISPEGNFKGSLMRVSEGTQYHYKCQIEKLSTRDRELHYKNSLSNISNLKVIESKFINDKDQIQIIENMVFNGDNYGNLSGNKMIFALNAFNQYSSDVKKMRNRKSPFEVQRGFIDVDEIEVKLPVGFTVEFLPSNVALKSKFGTYTIEFTKKDNSTIVYKRLFLKNKGTYSNQEYDEFRLFNEQVSKNDNAKIVIAKM; encoded by the coding sequence ATGAAATTCGGTCTAACCTATTTTCTTTTACTCCTGTTCTCTACTGCTTTATTTGCTCAAAAAAAAGAATATGCTGTCACTCTTATTGCTGACAGTTTAAAAGACAATGCAAATGCAGTTGTTCGTTTGTATCAAATAGATATAAATGTTGCATCTCAGCGTGCAATGACTATTCATAAAAAACGAGTTGTTACCGTCTTCAATCAAAAAGGGATGCAAGCCATCGATGCAGTTGAAGGTTATGATAATCGCTCTTCGATCAAAAATATGGAGGCTATTGTGTATGACGCGCAGGGATCTGAAATAAAAAAAATTAGACGAAAAGATTTTATAGATCAAAGTGCTGTCGGTGGAGGAACTCTTTTTTCTGATGCCCGAGTAGTGTATTTGCAGTATACACCTATACAATATCCTTTTACTATTTGTTTTGAAAGTGATTTTTCTACTTCAACCACTGCAAACATTCCCTCTTGGAATCCAATGTCCAATTACTTTGAAAGCGTTGAAAAAAGTGTATTAAATGTTACATGCCCAGCCGAATTAGGGCTAAGAAGTAAAGCATTCAACTTCGAGAAATATAATGTTAAAGAAATTGAAGTTAGCCCAAGAAAAATACAGTATGAAGTGCAAAATTGTAATGCACTATCTCCTGAAGGGCTTTGTTCAGTTTATAAAACGATGCCCAAATTAATAATGGGTCTTGACTCCTTTAACCTTGAAGGAGTAGATGGTTCAGCTTCAAACTGGAAAGAATATGGAGCTTGGTTTTCAGAAAACATTTTAAAAGGAACCAATAACTTGTCTGACGAGGCGAAAGCGAAGATATTGGCAGTTGTTGGCACAGAGACAGACCCTATCAAAAAAGCTAAGATTGTTTACAAGTACATGCAAAATAAAACACGCTATATAAGTGTGCAAGTCGGTATTGGTGGTTTTAAACCCATGTTGGCCAATGATGTTGATCGACTAGGTTATGGAGATTGCAAAGCCTTATCAAATTATACTCGATCCTTGCTTGAGGTTGTTGGTGTGCCATCCTACTATACCGAATTGTATGGTGATGATGACCTAAAAAGTATTGATGGTAGTTTTACATCACTACAAGGTAATCATGCAATATTGTGTGTACCCAACGGAAAAGAAAATATTTTTTTAGAATGTACAAGTCAGGATGTTCCATTTGGGTATCAAGCCAACTTTACAGATGATAGAGATGTAATCGTCATTAAGCCAGAAGGGGGAGAAATTCTACATACCAAAGCATATCACGATCAAGACAACAGCCAAAAAAGTAAAGGAATTTTCGAAATCTCACCCGAAGGAAATTTCAAAGGGTCTTTGATGCGTGTGTCTGAAGGAACACAATACCATTATAAGTGTCAAATTGAAAAATTATCAACCCGAGATAGAGAGTTGCATTACAAGAACTCTTTGTCGAACATTAGTAATTTAAAAGTTATAGAATCTAAATTCATAAATGATAAAGACCAAATTCAGATTATCGAAAATATGGTGTTTAATGGTGATAATTACGGAAACCTATCGGGCAATAAAATGATTTTTGCTCTTAACGCCTTTAATCAATATTCTTCGGATGTGAAGAAAATGAGAAACAGAAAAAGTCCGTTTGAAGTACAACGAGGATTTATCGATGTAGACGAAATAGAGGTTAAGTTACCAGTAGGATTTACAGTTGAATTTTTGCCATCAAATGTTGCTTTAAAATCCAAATTTGGGACCTATACTATCGAATTTACTAAAAAAGATAATTCAACAATAGTGTACAAAAGGTTATTTCTGAAAAATAAAGGGACTTATTCTAATCAAGAATATGATGAATTCCGCCTTTTTAATGAACAAGTATCAAAGAATGATAATGCAAAAATTGTTATTGCAAAAATGTAA
- a CDS encoding DUF3857 domain-containing protein, with protein MKVKSMLFILILWIITTKATAQNFELGKVSVAELQEKVHPKDTSAVVAILFEKGTNNFVYDNTKGFRVVFNVKARIKIYKKEGFDWATKKILYYANKDYNESIKVDNAVTYNLVGGKIEKVKLKSEGEFDEDINKYWKQKKITMPNIKEGSVIEFEYNLVTARYASLRDWYFQTTIPVNYSEYTNAVPEYFIYNSNLKGFVAPKVTKTVKSNYLNLSIKVQDNFLTQGGAGVQRSWSSSQATKKVEEKVEFVENVNNYIALNVPALREEAYVNNIDNYTSSISQELTMTKFPNAQIKAYATDWDDVVKTIYSLDDFGLELNKTGYFENDLAVALQGKVAAQERIEAVLHFAKSAVKWNGIYGYSCMNGVRSAYKDKTGNIADINLMLIAMLRNAGFNAEPVLVSTRSNGISFYANLNAYNYVVAAIEEVDKIILLDASDPFTAPNILPFRALNWNGRLIRKDISSASVNLMPTVPSGDTVLLNYAINDQGEITGQGRRQRTNYNAMLFRNEVKDSKEESYLEKLENNQRIDIKEYTRANEGKLKEPVMETFSFTSNQFTEIIGGEMYINPLLYLAQKTNIFKQESRAFPVDYGFPFIEKYYISIQIPAGYKVEKFPETSTMVFMEDLAVFNFVTNVTDSGLQVTVTHQINEAIIPSEDYVNLKGFYQMMTDKQNEKIVLSKI; from the coding sequence ATGAAAGTAAAGTCAATGCTTTTTATTCTAATCCTATGGATTATAACAACAAAAGCAACAGCTCAAAATTTTGAATTAGGGAAAGTAAGTGTAGCCGAGTTGCAAGAGAAGGTACATCCTAAAGATACGTCTGCAGTAGTGGCTATCCTATTCGAAAAAGGAACTAATAATTTTGTTTACGACAACACAAAAGGTTTTCGTGTAGTATTTAATGTCAAGGCTCGTATTAAAATATACAAAAAAGAAGGTTTTGATTGGGCAACAAAAAAAATACTTTATTACGCTAATAAGGACTATAATGAAAGTATCAAAGTAGATAACGCTGTTACCTATAATTTGGTAGGTGGTAAAATTGAAAAAGTGAAACTTAAAAGTGAAGGTGAATTTGATGAAGACATAAATAAATATTGGAAACAGAAGAAAATTACAATGCCCAATATTAAGGAAGGGAGTGTAATTGAGTTTGAATATAATTTGGTAACCGCTAGATACGCCAGCCTTCGTGATTGGTATTTTCAAACCACAATTCCTGTAAATTATTCTGAGTACACCAATGCTGTTCCGGAGTATTTTATCTACAACTCAAACCTGAAGGGCTTTGTAGCGCCAAAAGTAACCAAAACGGTGAAAAGTAATTATCTTAACTTGTCCATTAAAGTACAAGATAATTTTCTTACACAGGGTGGTGCAGGTGTACAAAGGTCATGGAGCTCCTCACAAGCTACAAAAAAAGTAGAAGAAAAAGTTGAGTTTGTTGAGAACGTAAACAACTACATAGCCTTAAATGTGCCTGCACTGCGAGAAGAAGCCTATGTGAATAATATAGACAATTATACCTCTAGTATATCGCAAGAATTAACGATGACCAAATTTCCTAACGCACAAATAAAGGCTTATGCTACGGACTGGGATGATGTAGTAAAAACAATTTATAGTTTGGATGATTTTGGTTTAGAATTAAATAAAACTGGGTATTTTGAAAATGATTTAGCAGTTGCACTCCAAGGTAAGGTCGCAGCTCAGGAGCGAATTGAGGCGGTGTTACACTTCGCTAAATCGGCTGTTAAATGGAATGGTATTTACGGATATTCTTGCATGAATGGTGTACGATCTGCATATAAAGATAAAACAGGAAATATAGCTGATATTAATTTAATGCTTATTGCAATGCTGCGTAATGCAGGCTTTAATGCTGAGCCCGTACTGGTAAGTACCCGTTCTAATGGGATTTCTTTTTATGCCAATTTAAATGCTTATAATTATGTGGTTGCTGCAATCGAAGAAGTCGATAAGATTATTTTATTGGATGCCTCAGATCCATTTACGGCTCCTAATATTTTGCCCTTTAGAGCATTGAACTGGAATGGGCGATTGATTCGAAAGGATATAAGCTCAGCATCTGTAAATTTAATGCCAACTGTTCCGTCGGGTGATACCGTTTTACTTAATTATGCCATAAACGATCAAGGTGAAATTACTGGACAGGGAAGGCGCCAAAGAACAAATTACAATGCGATGTTGTTTCGAAATGAAGTAAAGGATAGCAAAGAGGAAAGTTATCTAGAAAAGTTAGAAAATAATCAGCGAATTGATATCAAAGAATACACTAGAGCTAATGAAGGAAAATTGAAAGAACCTGTAATGGAAACTTTTTCGTTTACTAGTAATCAATTTACAGAGATAATAGGAGGGGAAATGTATATAAATCCTTTATTATATCTAGCGCAGAAAACAAATATATTTAAGCAAGAATCACGAGCTTTTCCTGTAGATTATGGTTTTCCTTTTATAGAAAAATATTACATCTCTATTCAAATTCCAGCAGGATATAAAGTAGAGAAATTTCCAGAAACTTCTACAATGGTCTTCATGGAAGATTTGGCTGTTTTTAATTTTGTTACCAATGTTACAGATAGCGGGCTTCAAGTTACCGTAACACATCAAATCAATGAAGCAATAATTCCATCTGAAGATTATGTAAACCTAAAGGGGTTTTATCAAATGATGACTGATAAGCAAAATGAAAAAATTGTTTTGTCGAAAATTTAA
- a CDS encoding DUF3857 domain-containing protein, translated as MKIFLALLLFIGGFLQSTAQSFELGKVSVAELQEKVHPKDSSAVAAILFEKGTNNFIYNQGKGFEVVLKVKVRVKIYKKEGYDWATKKVGYYSDRGSSERVSFSNAYTYNLINGKIEKTKLKSEGEFNDEINSFWSQKKITMPNVKEGSVIEYEYAIYSERISSLRDWYFQSSIPVNYSSYTNSVPEYFKYNSNSKGFIFPKVTVSQNNNSIIITSKERGDNGGLAYQSTSTTFSSDKIDFMEKVTEYVSVDVPAMKSEAYVYNLDNYTASLSQELTSTLYPNSVPKYYSTTWEDVVKTIYDYDDFGPELKKTGYFEEDITNILKGKVSDDEKIDAILNHVKTAVKWNDIFGYSCMNGVKKAYKEKTGNIADINLMLTAMLRYAGFTVNPVLVSTRSNGISFFPNRNAFNYVIAAVELNGKTILLDGSDPFSTQNILPFRVLNWGGRMINVDGTSSLVPLLPTGPSTSSMALIYSIDEKGEVQGECLDRKLDYYALKYRNDVKGIKEDTYLEKKENIHKISIKEYTRTINANFKEPVAERYSFSGNQFTEQIGGKMYINPLLFFVQNVNPFKQEVREYPVDFGFPFMDRYSVTIHIPEGYKVEQAPESYSVAMMDNMGKYNFFCNVVSNTIQISITHQVNDAIIPAVHYMMLKEFYQKTINKQNEKIVLSKI; from the coding sequence ATGAAAATTTTTTTAGCATTATTGCTGTTTATTGGCGGGTTTTTGCAGTCAACAGCTCAAAGTTTTGAATTAGGAAAAGTAAGTGTAGCCGAGTTGCAAGAGAAGGTACATCCTAAAGATAGTTCTGCAGTAGCGGCTATCCTATTCGAAAAAGGAACTAATAATTTTATTTATAATCAAGGAAAAGGTTTTGAAGTTGTTTTAAAAGTTAAGGTTAGAGTAAAAATATACAAAAAAGAAGGTTACGACTGGGCCACCAAAAAGGTAGGCTACTATTCAGATAGAGGATCAAGTGAAAGGGTATCTTTTTCGAATGCATACACTTACAACTTAATCAATGGTAAAATTGAAAAAACCAAATTGAAAAGTGAAGGTGAATTTAATGATGAAATAAATAGTTTTTGGAGCCAGAAAAAAATAACCATGCCCAATGTTAAAGAAGGTAGTGTGATTGAATATGAATATGCTATATATTCGGAGCGAATTAGCAGCCTTAGAGATTGGTATTTTCAATCTAGCATTCCGGTTAACTACTCTTCTTATACAAACAGCGTACCGGAGTATTTTAAGTATAATTCTAATTCGAAAGGTTTTATTTTTCCAAAAGTTACGGTTTCTCAAAATAATAATTCGATTATTATTACCTCTAAAGAAAGAGGCGATAACGGTGGGTTAGCATATCAAAGTACTTCTACAACATTTTCAAGTGATAAAATTGATTTTATGGAAAAGGTTACTGAGTATGTAAGTGTCGATGTTCCCGCTATGAAATCAGAGGCATATGTTTATAATCTAGACAATTATACTGCTTCCTTATCTCAAGAACTCACAAGTACATTGTACCCTAATTCCGTACCCAAATATTATTCTACTACTTGGGAAGATGTAGTTAAAACAATTTATGATTATGATGATTTTGGTCCAGAACTCAAAAAAACAGGTTATTTTGAAGAGGATATCACAAATATCCTAAAAGGAAAAGTATCTGATGATGAAAAAATTGATGCTATTTTGAATCATGTCAAAACTGCTGTAAAATGGAATGACATATTTGGCTATTCCTGCATGAATGGTGTCAAAAAAGCATACAAAGAGAAAACTGGTAATATTGCGGATATCAACCTCATGCTTACGGCTATGCTACGATATGCAGGCTTCACCGTAAACCCGGTTTTGGTAAGTACTCGATCCAATGGTATTTCGTTTTTCCCCAATAGAAACGCTTTTAATTATGTAATCGCCGCCGTTGAACTCAACGGAAAGACAATTTTATTGGATGGCTCAGACCCATTTTCTACTCAAAATATCTTACCATTTCGCGTTTTAAATTGGGGTGGAAGAATGATAAATGTCGATGGTACCTCTAGTTTAGTACCCTTACTACCTACAGGACCTTCTACTAGTTCAATGGCATTAATTTATTCAATCGATGAAAAAGGCGAAGTGCAAGGAGAATGCCTGGACCGAAAGTTAGATTATTATGCCTTAAAGTATAGAAATGATGTGAAGGGTATAAAAGAAGATACATATTTAGAAAAAAAGGAGAACATTCACAAAATTTCAATCAAAGAGTATACTAGAACAATTAATGCCAATTTTAAAGAGCCAGTAGCTGAACGTTATTCTTTTTCAGGGAATCAGTTTACGGAGCAAATCGGCGGTAAAATGTATATTAATCCTTTACTTTTCTTTGTTCAAAATGTTAACCCTTTTAAACAAGAAGTTAGAGAGTATCCGGTAGATTTTGGTTTTCCTTTTATGGATAGATACAGTGTGACTATTCATATTCCAGAGGGATACAAGGTAGAACAGGCTCCAGAATCCTATTCCGTTGCTATGATGGATAATATGGGTAAGTACAACTTTTTTTGTAATGTGGTCAGCAATACAATCCAAATCTCAATCACACATCAAGTAAATGATGCCATTATTCCTGCAGTACATTATATGATGCTGAAGGAGTTTTACCAAAAAACGATAAACAAGCAAAATGAAAAAATTGTTTTGTCAAAGATTTAA
- a CDS encoding nucleotide pyrophosphohydrolase — protein sequence MDLKNAQQDVDTWIKEHGVRYFNELTNMAQLTEEVGEVARIIARRYGEQSEKESDKNKDLGEELADVVFVVLCLANQTGIDLQSAFDKKLDFKSIRDKDRHKNNDKLK from the coding sequence ATGGACTTAAAAAACGCACAACAAGACGTTGATACTTGGATAAAAGAACACGGCGTTCGTTACTTCAACGAATTGACCAATATGGCGCAACTTACTGAAGAGGTTGGCGAAGTAGCTCGTATAATTGCACGCCGCTACGGAGAACAGTCAGAAAAAGAAAGTGATAAAAATAAAGACCTAGGCGAAGAATTGGCAGATGTTGTTTTTGTAGTGCTATGTTTGGCCAATCAAACGGGGATAGATTTGCAAAGCGCTTTCGATAAAAAATTGGATTTTAAATCTATTCGTGACAAAGACCGTCACAAAAATAACGACAAGTTAAAATAA
- the aroA gene encoding 3-phosphoshikimate 1-carboxyvinyltransferase: MNLLLQTTHSNLQANIAVTGSKSETNRLLLLKALFPAITLANTSNSDDSEVMEKALKGNDEIVDIHHAGTAMRFLTAFFAVNEGREVVLTGSQRMQERPIKVLVDALKKLGAVITYEKEEGYPPIRIKGQKITASKVDIPANVSSQYISALSLVASKLENGIELNLVGEITSVPYIKMTLALLNDLDIKTSFEGNTIRVYPKAEVAPKEMVVESDWSSASYFFSLVALAETASITISSYKQNSLQGDSALVEIYEKMGVKSHFENNALTLTKVPNFKLETLNLDLNNTPDIAQTIVVTCLGLGIGCHLTGLHTLKIKETDRLEALRIELTKLGANISVTNETLTLTPSTNINHNIKIATYNDHRMAMAFAPLALKVPIIIENAEVVSKSYPDFWEDMKGLGYDIAQL; encoded by the coding sequence ATGAATTTACTGTTACAAACTACCCATTCCAATTTGCAAGCAAACATTGCTGTTACGGGATCAAAAAGTGAAACTAATCGTTTATTATTGTTAAAAGCTTTATTTCCTGCAATTACTTTGGCTAATACATCAAATTCTGATGATAGCGAAGTGATGGAAAAAGCCCTAAAAGGTAATGACGAAATTGTTGACATCCATCATGCTGGAACCGCAATGCGATTTTTAACTGCATTTTTTGCAGTGAACGAAGGACGTGAAGTAGTTTTGACAGGATCTCAACGTATGCAAGAACGTCCAATCAAGGTTTTGGTAGATGCTTTGAAAAAATTAGGAGCTGTGATTACGTATGAGAAAGAGGAAGGTTACCCTCCAATTCGAATCAAAGGACAAAAAATTACCGCTTCAAAAGTGGATATTCCTGCCAATGTAAGCAGCCAATATATTTCGGCCTTATCATTAGTAGCATCTAAGTTGGAAAACGGAATCGAGCTTAACTTAGTAGGCGAAATAACCTCTGTGCCTTATATCAAAATGACCTTAGCATTGCTAAACGATTTAGATATAAAAACAAGTTTTGAAGGTAATACAATTAGAGTGTACCCAAAAGCAGAAGTCGCTCCCAAAGAAATGGTGGTGGAGTCTGACTGGAGTTCAGCTTCTTACTTTTTTAGCCTAGTTGCTTTGGCAGAAACGGCTTCGATTACAATATCTAGCTACAAACAAAATAGCTTACAAGGAGATTCTGCTTTAGTTGAAATTTACGAAAAAATGGGTGTGAAATCTCATTTTGAAAATAATGCTTTGACCTTGACCAAAGTGCCTAACTTTAAATTGGAAACATTAAATTTAGACCTAAACAATACACCTGATATTGCTCAAACGATTGTGGTTACTTGTCTTGGTTTAGGTATTGGTTGCCACTTAACAGGACTTCACACCTTGAAGATTAAAGAGACAGATCGTCTTGAAGCCTTGCGAATTGAGTTAACCAAATTGGGTGCAAACATTTCGGTAACCAATGAAACATTGACCTTAACTCCATCAACCAACATTAATCATAATATCAAAATCGCAACCTATAATGATCACCGTATGGCGATGGCATTTGCACCATTAGCTTTAAAAGTGCCCATTATTATCGAAAATGCTGAGGTAGTTTCAAAATCATATCCAGATTTCTGGGAAGATATGAAAGGTTTGGGTTATGATATAGCCCAATTATAG
- the queA gene encoding tRNA preQ1(34) S-adenosylmethionine ribosyltransferase-isomerase QueA: MKLSHFQFDLPKELLAEFPSENRDEARLMVIDRKKQTIEHKMFKDVIDYFDDGDVMILNNTKVFPARLYGNKEKTGARIEVFLLRELNAEQRLWDVLVDPARKIRIGNKLYFGDDDSLVAEVIDNTTSRGRTLRFLYDGSYEEFRSKLTELGETPIPKYINRDVTPEDADRYQTIYAKEEGAVAAPTAGLHFSKHLLKRLEIKGIKFAEVTLHVGLGTFNPVEVEDLSKHKMDSEELKINQEACDIVNDAKVKKKRICAVGTTSMRAIESAVSSQATLNPFDGWTNKFIFPPHEFSIATCMITNFHTPKSTLLMMISAFCGHDLMRLAYDEAIKEEYKFYSYGDAMLII, from the coding sequence ATGAAATTATCACATTTTCAATTTGATTTGCCAAAAGAACTTCTAGCTGAATTTCCATCAGAGAACAGAGACGAAGCTCGTTTAATGGTTATTGATCGTAAAAAACAAACAATAGAACACAAAATGTTCAAAGATGTTATCGATTATTTTGATGATGGCGATGTTATGATTCTAAATAATACTAAAGTTTTTCCGGCTCGTTTATACGGGAACAAAGAAAAAACGGGTGCTAGAATCGAGGTTTTCTTGCTTCGTGAATTAAATGCAGAACAACGTCTTTGGGATGTATTAGTAGATCCAGCTCGTAAAATACGTATTGGTAACAAATTATACTTTGGTGATGATGATTCATTAGTTGCTGAGGTAATAGACAATACAACTTCACGTGGTAGAACATTACGTTTTCTTTACGATGGTTCTTACGAAGAATTTAGAAGTAAATTGACAGAACTTGGAGAAACTCCAATTCCTAAATATATTAATAGAGATGTAACTCCAGAGGATGCAGATCGTTACCAAACTATTTATGCAAAAGAAGAAGGTGCTGTAGCGGCGCCAACTGCAGGATTGCACTTCTCTAAGCATTTATTAAAGAGATTAGAAATCAAAGGAATTAAATTTGCCGAGGTAACTTTACACGTTGGTTTAGGAACTTTCAATCCAGTTGAGGTGGAAGATTTATCAAAACACAAAATGGATTCTGAGGAATTAAAAATTAATCAAGAAGCGTGTGATATCGTTAATGATGCTAAGGTGAAAAAGAAACGTATCTGTGCTGTTGGTACAACATCAATGCGTGCTATCGAAAGTGCCGTTTCTTCTCAAGCAACATTAAATCCTTTTGACGGATGGACTAATAAATTTATTTTTCCTCCTCATGAATTTAGTATTGCGACTTGTATGATCACCAATTTTCATACTCCAAAGTCGACTTTATTGATGATGATTTCAGCTTTCTGCGGGCATGACTTGATGCGTCTAGCGTATGACGAAGCAATCAAAGAAGAATATAAGTTTTATTCTTACGGAGATGCGATGTTAATCATCTAA
- a CDS encoding cupin domain-containing protein, protein MIKYILQNAPFIVPTTDGKLIEEHHGMASTGNPEVSIAHMVAPPKWSEPFQTPEFDEYTYIIKGKKQFIIDGETILLEAGQSIQIFKNTRVQYSNPFDEECEYIAICKPAFDFTKVHREE, encoded by the coding sequence ATGATAAAATACATATTACAAAACGCACCTTTTATTGTACCAACTACTGACGGTAAGTTAATAGAGGAACATCATGGAATGGCATCTACTGGTAATCCTGAGGTATCTATTGCTCATATGGTAGCTCCTCCTAAATGGAGTGAACCTTTTCAAACTCCAGAATTTGACGAATACACTTATATCATAAAAGGTAAAAAACAATTTATTATTGACGGCGAAACAATACTATTGGAAGCTGGACAATCGATTCAAATATTTAAAAATACTCGTGTACAGTATTCCAATCCGTTTGATGAAGAATGTGAATATATTGCCATCTGCAAACCTGCTTTTGATTTTACAAAAGTTCACAGAGAAGAATAA